A segment of the Alistipes communis genome:
CGACGATGATGTAGAGCGCCAGAAAACCCCGAAGCAGCGGCGTCAGTCCGATGAGCATGGCCCAGCCGCGCGCGAGCTCCAGCGAAAACCAGTCGACCAGATTGAGGTAGGGGATCGACAGGAGCAGAAAGAGCAGGTTGCGGAGGAAAAAACGCGTACGGCGCTCGCTGCGCGCCAGCCGGATGAAAAAGTCGGCGAGAAAGACGATGCAGACGGCGAACTGTATCCACAGATAGGCTTGGGAAAAGTGGCGGTGGTCTCCGGTGAGAATTTCCACGGACATGGCCAACAGCAGCAGGGCACCGGCCGCCAGCGTGACGATATTCAACGAAAGATTCCGAACGAACGGGGTTTGCAGTTGATTCATAATCGGTTGAAGTTTACGGCCGGATGGACAAAATCGATGCCACAGCCGTTACTTCGCTTTTTTTGCGTAAAAAAGCGTTGAAAACTTTT
Coding sequences within it:
- a CDS encoding potassium channel family protein; the encoded protein is MNQLQTPFVRNLSLNIVTLAAGALLLLAMSVEILTGDHRHFSQAYLWIQFAVCIVFLADFFIRLARSERRTRFFLRNLLFLLLSIPYLNLVDWFSLELARGWAMLIGLTPLLRGFLALYIIVAWLARNRFNQLLAAYLFSVLVFTYLASLVFYDYEILVNPRLTDYGDALWWAWMNVTTVGAAIFPVTAVGKVVCVLLPIVGMIFFPIFTVYISQYYTGKKSSN